In uncultured Cohaesibacter sp., a genomic segment contains:
- a CDS encoding TRAP transporter small permease, translating to MAISHKDVRKKRSPIDYLSSLLGLISMWGVPIVVCVIFYEVTMRYVFVSPTLWANELSLWICGGVYLLAGVYAMRKRAHIRITVIYDISPRWLQHVFDVISVALLALYVLALVWGSYTDAVRKLISWETFGTAWDPPIPATLKPLLLIAFVLMAVQALSNLIMDWKDGESES from the coding sequence ATGGCAATTTCTCACAAGGACGTTAGGAAAAAACGGTCGCCCATTGACTATCTTTCTTCCCTTTTGGGGCTCATCAGCATGTGGGGCGTGCCGATTGTCGTTTGCGTGATTTTCTATGAAGTCACCATGCGCTATGTCTTCGTCAGCCCCACCCTTTGGGCAAACGAGCTGTCGCTCTGGATTTGCGGCGGGGTCTATCTGCTTGCCGGTGTCTATGCCATGCGCAAGCGCGCCCATATCAGGATCACCGTCATTTATGACATTTCCCCGCGCTGGCTCCAGCATGTGTTTGATGTCATTTCCGTGGCTCTGCTTGCGCTCTATGTGCTGGCGCTGGTCTGGGGCAGCTATACGGATGCCGTTCGCAAGCTGATCTCCTGGGAAACCTTCGGTACGGCTTGGGACCCACCCATTCCGGCCACGCTCAAGCCCCTGCTGCTGATTGCCTTCGTCCTGATGGCAGTGCAGGCACTTTCCAACCTGATCATGGACTGGAAAGACGGCGAAAGCGAGAGCTGA
- a CDS encoding FadR/GntR family transcriptional regulator, with product MSKELKHKLAITPAAAPLPRYRVVADQIADLIRKGALELGQKMPPDAELVELLQVSRPTIREAMISLEMMGYVETRFGYGAFVAQRLPSNRPGLIDGCSFSELVEARYWFEADIAAVAALSISEEKIAELREILRKMTEPDLPVHELDRYDSDFHMEIARATQNSMFITIMDQLWSVRERFPNWARIRRQILGAKENIVAVQREHEVILDALEARDPEAARRAMQIHCKNFGVPFLEEGVDRDNPSDKDDIVLAIMERLHVLEDLKKE from the coding sequence ATGTCCAAGGAATTGAAGCATAAATTGGCAATCACTCCGGCGGCGGCGCCTTTGCCGCGATACCGCGTCGTTGCCGATCAGATTGCTGACCTTATTCGCAAGGGCGCGCTTGAGCTGGGGCAGAAAATGCCACCCGATGCTGAATTGGTGGAGCTGCTGCAGGTCAGCCGCCCCACCATTCGCGAGGCCATGATATCGCTTGAAATGATGGGTTATGTCGAAACCCGGTTTGGATATGGAGCATTTGTCGCCCAGAGATTGCCAAGCAACAGACCCGGACTGATTGACGGATGCAGCTTTTCCGAGCTGGTCGAAGCCCGATACTGGTTTGAAGCTGACATTGCTGCGGTGGCGGCCCTTTCGATTTCCGAAGAGAAGATCGCGGAATTGCGCGAGATCCTTCGGAAAATGACAGAACCGGACCTTCCAGTGCATGAGCTGGACAGATATGATTCGGACTTTCATATGGAAATCGCCAGGGCAACCCAGAATTCCATGTTCATCACCATCATGGACCAACTCTGGAGCGTGCGTGAACGGTTCCCGAACTGGGCCCGTATCCGTCGTCAGATACTGGGTGCCAAGGAAAATATCGTGGCCGTTCAAAGAGAACATGAAGTCATTCTTGACGCGCTGGAAGCGCGAGATCCTGAAGCGGCTCGCAGGGCCATGCAGATCCATTGCAAGAATTTCGGCGTTCCCTTCCTTGAGGAAGGGGTAGATCGGGACAATCCATCTGACAAGGATGACATTGTTCTTGCCATCATGGAGCGCCTGCATGTTCTGGAAGACTTGAAAAAGGAGTGA
- a CDS encoding TRAP transporter substrate-binding protein — MKRYLSLSARLLAASALVAFMGGAAQAEHTSLTIATTTTAESTTGELIKQFEDDVRTMGDGNIDVEIYYSGSLVKSSETFDAVRNGVASCDMTNGSYQTGKNPAFQFVADVMGGYDNPLQFMSWIYYGGGKQAINELYNGYNMQFVGAFMGGQESLVSSRPLKGVKDLEGFKFRSPPGMESEIFASLGAKPVVMDFNEIFTALETKIIDGADASTLTNNYRLGLYDVVKETTYPGFHSMSADHLACNKDVWDAMPKAHQLILETAMQKLSMNLMMKTLVLNGEAAAKSPAAGVTLHNWSAEDRATFRAAAKTRWLEWAKKTPETDKLVQSHIQFLDRIGLGDKK; from the coding sequence ATGAAAAGATATTTGAGCCTTTCGGCGCGTCTTTTGGCAGCGAGCGCTCTTGTGGCCTTTATGGGAGGAGCCGCTCAGGCCGAGCATACATCCTTGACCATCGCAACAACGACCACGGCGGAATCTACCACCGGAGAGTTGATCAAGCAGTTTGAAGATGACGTTCGCACCATGGGTGACGGCAATATCGACGTCGAGATCTATTATTCGGGATCGCTGGTCAAATCGTCAGAAACCTTCGACGCCGTGCGCAATGGCGTGGCCAGCTGCGACATGACCAACGGCAGCTATCAGACGGGGAAGAATCCGGCATTCCAGTTTGTCGCAGATGTCATGGGGGGCTATGACAATCCGCTTCAGTTCATGTCATGGATCTATTATGGCGGCGGCAAACAGGCCATTAACGAGCTCTATAACGGCTATAACATGCAGTTTGTCGGCGCCTTCATGGGTGGTCAGGAATCTCTGGTCTCGTCGCGCCCGCTGAAAGGCGTGAAAGATCTTGAGGGCTTCAAGTTCCGTTCCCCTCCGGGAATGGAATCGGAGATTTTCGCCTCGCTGGGAGCCAAGCCTGTGGTGATGGATTTCAACGAGATCTTCACCGCTCTTGAGACCAAGATCATTGACGGCGCGGATGCCTCGACCCTGACCAACAATTACCGCCTTGGCCTTTATGATGTGGTCAAGGAAACCACCTATCCGGGTTTTCATTCCATGTCGGCAGACCATCTGGCCTGCAACAAGGATGTCTGGGACGCAATGCCAAAGGCCCATCAGTTGATTCTGGAAACTGCCATGCAGAAACTGTCGATGAATCTGATGATGAAAACTCTGGTTCTGAATGGCGAAGCGGCGGCCAAATCTCCTGCGGCTGGCGTCACCCTGCATAACTGGTCGGCCGAGGATCGCGCCACCTTCCGTGCTGCGGCCAAGACACGCTGGCTGGAATGGGCCAAAAAGACGCCGGAAACGGACAAGCTGGTTCAGAGCCATATCCAGTTTCTGGATCGCATTGGCCTTGGAGACAAAAAGTAA
- a CDS encoding Gfo/Idh/MocA family oxidoreductase, whose product MIRWGILGTARIAREQLVPAIQASRNGSLHAVASRNQQSADAFAKRFGMPLAFGSYEELLASSEVDAIYIPLPTSQHVEWTRRCLEAGKHVLCEKPISLHAREIDELIAARDKSGRVASEAFMVTYHPQWALVRSLIADGEIGTLRHIQGVFSYYNVDPNNMRNKVELGGGGLPDIGVYPTVTARFATGREPVRARASIVRDPDFGTDIYANCQYDFGSFDMTFYCSTQLALRQSMAFHGDKGLIEVTAPFNALNYDAVNVCLYNANRSEMKKWAFQSAHQYQLQIEAFGDKIAGQDVPLFSLEESRANQAAIDALYAADLSDGWVDVS is encoded by the coding sequence ATGATCCGTTGGGGTATTCTTGGAACCGCACGCATTGCGCGTGAACAGCTGGTGCCTGCAATACAGGCTTCCAGAAACGGTTCCCTTCACGCTGTCGCCAGCAGAAATCAGCAAAGCGCAGATGCATTCGCCAAGAGATTTGGCATGCCTTTAGCCTTTGGCAGTTATGAAGAGCTGCTGGCAAGCTCGGAAGTGGACGCAATCTATATTCCACTTCCCACCTCGCAGCATGTCGAATGGACAAGGCGTTGTCTGGAAGCGGGCAAACATGTGCTGTGCGAAAAGCCGATTTCGCTGCACGCCCGAGAGATCGACGAACTGATCGCAGCCAGAGACAAGAGCGGACGGGTGGCCAGCGAAGCCTTCATGGTGACCTATCATCCGCAATGGGCGCTCGTGCGTTCGCTGATCGCCGATGGCGAGATCGGTACCTTGCGGCATATTCAGGGGGTCTTCAGCTATTATAATGTCGACCCGAACAATATGCGCAACAAGGTTGAGCTTGGTGGTGGTGGGCTGCCCGATATCGGCGTTTATCCAACCGTTACCGCACGCTTTGCAACAGGCAGGGAACCGGTCCGGGCCAGAGCCTCAATCGTGCGCGACCCTGATTTCGGCACGGATATCTATGCCAACTGCCAATATGATTTCGGCAGCTTCGACATGACCTTCTATTGCTCGACACAATTGGCCCTGCGCCAGAGTATGGCCTTTCATGGCGACAAGGGATTGATCGAAGTGACCGCTCCCTTCAATGCGCTCAATTATGATGCGGTCAATGTCTGTCTTTACAACGCCAATCGCAGCGAAATGAAGAAATGGGCCTTCCAGTCTGCCCATCAGTATCAGCTGCAAATCGAGGCCTTCGGCGACAAGATTGCCGGGCAGGATGTTCCCCTCTTCAGCCTTGAAGAGTCCCGCGCCAATCAGGCGGCAATCGATGCGCTCTATGCTGCGGATCTGAGCGATGGCTGGGTTGACGTGTCCTGA